A DNA window from Arachis duranensis cultivar V14167 chromosome 3, aradu.V14167.gnm2.J7QH, whole genome shotgun sequence contains the following coding sequences:
- the LOC107482053 gene encoding pentatricopeptide repeat-containing protein At4g33170-like, which yields MAQHDDLSAPPRSLPPPPSPTKTDPRAIHARAIKSVATDRATFNNLVTLYSKLESLASYSVRVFSQIRSPNVVSWTALVSAHSNTLLALRYFVSMLRHPTLPNNRTLASLFRTSAALSALPFALSLHSLSLKLALSSDPFAGSALLSFYFKCRMPHHAHKVFDEIPDRDSVCYSAMIVGLAQNSRSVDALLVLADMRHRGFASTEHSVSGGLRAAAELAALEQCRMIHGHAVVAGFDSNVVVGSALVDGYGKAGVVENARQVFEDNLAWMNLVGWNAMMAGYAQQGDHKSTSELFDSMGCQGLVPDEYSFLAMLTALYNAGMFLQADQWLTRMKVDYGLQPTLAHYTCLVGAMARAGHLEQAERVALTMPYEPDAAVWRALLSACAFHGEADKAWSMAKRVLELESLDDSAYVIVANVLSAAGRWDDVAELRKMLRDRRVKKQGGRSWIEVQGKVHVFAAGDWKHERSAEIYRKLEEIMGEIEKLGYVPIWDELLHNVEEEKRKEALWHHSEKLAVAFGVLCGSAPPGKPLRIVKNLRICKDCHEAFKYMTRILEREIIVRDVNRYHRFVDGNCTCRDIW from the coding sequence ATGGCGCAACATGATGACCTCAGCGCGCCACCGCGGTCGCTGCCACCGCCTCCATCTCCCACTAAGACCGATCCGCGTGCAATTCACGCACGTGCTATAAAATCAGTTGCAACGGACCGTGCCACATTCAACAACCTGGTAACGCTTTACTCGAAATTGGAGAGCTTGGCGTCCTACTCTGTCCGCGTGTTCAGCCAAATCCGGAGTCCCAACGTTGTGTCATGGACCGCACTTGTCTCCGCCCACTCCAATACCCTCCTCGCCCTCCGTTACTTCGTTTCCATGCTTCGCCACCCAACACTCCCCAACAATCGCACCCTTGCCTCCCTCTTCCGCACCTCAGCTGCACTCTCTGCCCTCCCCTTTGCCCTTTCCCTCCACTCCCTCTCCCTCAAGCTCGCCCtttccagtgatccttttgccgGTTCTGCGCTACTCAGTTTTTACTTCAAGTGCCGTATGCCGCACCACGCACACAAGGTATTCGATGAAATACCTGATAGAGATAGTGTTTGTTATTCCGCTATGATCGTGGGTCTAGCTCAGAATTCCCGCTCTGTGGATGCGCTTTTGGTTTTGGCCGACATGAGGCATCGTGGTTTTGCATCCACAGAGCATAGCGTTTCGGGGGGTCTGCGTGCTGCTGCTGAGCTGGCAGCATTGGAGCAGTGTAGAATGATACATGGGCATGCGGTTGTTGCTGGGTTTGATTCAAATGTGGTGGTGGGCAGTGCTCTGGTTGATGGTTATGGTAAAGCCGGCGTTGTTGAGAATGCAAGGCAGGTTTTTGAGGATAATTTGGCTTGGATGAATTTAGTGGGTTGGAATGCTATGATGGCCGGTTATGCCCAGCAAGGAGATCATAAATCTACTTCCGAACTGTTTGATTCAATGGGATGCCAGGGACTGGTGCCGGATGAGTATAGTTTTCTGGCAATGTTGACAGCACTTTATAACGCTGGAATGTTTCTTCAGGCTGATCAGTGGTTGACAAGGATGAAAGTGGATTATGGTTTGCAGCCAACTCTAGCGCATTATACTTGCTTGGTAGGTGCAATGGCCCGTGCTGGACACTTGGAACAGGCAGAGAGGGTAGCATTGACAATGCCATATGAGCCAGATGCTGCAGTTTGGCGAGCCTTGCTATCAGCTTGTGCTTTTCATGGTGAAGCCGATAAGGCTTGGTCTATGGCCAAGAGGGTTTTGGAACTTGAATCGCTTGATGACTCGGCTTATGTTATTGTTGCCAATGTGTTGTCAGCTGCAGGAAGGTGGGATGATGTTGCAGAATTGAGGAAGATGTTGAGAGATAGGAGGGTGAAGAAACAAGGAGGTAGGAGTTGGATTGAAGTTCAGGGAAAAGTACATGTTTTTGCAGCAGGGGATTGGAAGCATGAGAGATCCGCGGAAATTTATCGTAAGTTGGAAGAGATCATGGGGGAGATTGAGAAATTGGGATATGTTCCAATTTGGGATGAGTTGTTGCACAATGTggaggaagaaaagagaaaggagGCTCTTTGGCATCACAGCGAGAAGTTGGCAGTGGCATTTGGTGTGTTGTGTGGGTCTGCACCACCAGGAAAGCCATTGAGAATTGTGAAGAATTTGAGGATTTGTAAGGATTGTCATGAAGCTTTTAAGTATATGACCAGAATTTTAGAGAGGGAAATTATTGTGAGGGATGTTAACAGATATCACAGATTTGTTGATGGTAATTGTACTTGTAGAGACATATGGTAG
- the LOC107482054 gene encoding pentatricopeptide repeat-containing protein At1g79540-like yields the protein MGLAEEAIQCFDRMSEFDCEPDAHAYNTILKVVLKKDLFVLAFSLYNVMLRSNSLPDDHTYTLLIGGFCKIENFNAALEMLDDMSKRGVLPDVKTYTAIIYGLCQWKKVDEAFRLFNTMKENGCLPTLRCYNVLINGFCKNGRTDEALSLLSLLRIDGFPLNLQSYRSLINSFIHTKRYSEAYVWYTNMFKREIVPDVTLYAIMIRGLSEEGKVGEAVKMLDEMIGMGLVPDAYCYNTLIKGFCDIGRLDQARSLQLEVSKDEQFHNAYTYTILICGMCWNGMVGEAREIFNQMEKLGCLPSVVTFSALMHGLCKARRIEEAHLLLHEIEIGRSPSLFFRLSQGSDRVFDSVSLQKKVEQMCEAGEVLNAYKLLKQLAGSGVVPNIITYNILINGFCKTGNVNAAIKIFKELQLKGISPDSITYGTLVDGLYRANREDDAFKIREHMLKHGCQPGLSNSNAHMSWLNRKGKVSMAFNLYFEYLKSLPRWDNDSINVLENHFIRGNVKEVIRGLLEMDFTCRDFNLAPYTILITGFCMAKKVDEALAIFSVLGEFNININPTSCVHLINILCEEGKLDDAVNIFLYTLEKSFMLRPRICNKLLKCLLLSIDKKDYAIDLVDRMQSHGYCLNSHQYDKAMYVIRRLRRRRSNKIQNFE from the coding sequence ATGGGTCTTGCTGAAGAAGCCATTCAGTGTTTTGATAGAATGTCTGAGTTCGATTGTGAGCCTGATGCTCACGCCTATAACACTATCTTGAAGGTTGTGCTCAAGAAAGACTTGTTTGTGTTGGCTTTTTCGCTCTATAATGTTATGCTTAGGTCTAATTCTTTGCCAGATGACCACACTTACACTCTCTTGATTGGTGGATTCTGTAAGATTGAAAACTTCAATGCTGCCCTTGAGATGCTCGATGATATGAGCAAGAGGGGTGTGCTGCCTGATGTTAAGACGTATACGGCTATTATTTATGGCCTCTGTCAGTGGAAGAAGGTTGATGAGGCGTTTAGGTTGTTTAACACTATGAAAGAAAATGGGTGCTTGCCTACTTTGCGCTGTTATAATGTCTTGATTAATGGGTTTTGCAAGAACGGGAGGACAGATGAAGCGCTTTCTTTGCTGTCTTTGTTGAGGATAGATGGTTTTCCTCTTAATCTGCAGAGTTACCGTTCTCTGATAAATAGCTTCATTCACACCAAGAGATATAGTGAGGCATATGTATGGTACACCAATATGTTTAAGAGGGAAATTGTGCCGGATGTTACTTTATATGCTATCATGATACGTGGTTTGTCCGAAGAGGGTAAGGTTGGTGAAGCTGTGAAGATGTTAGATGAGATGATTGGGATGGGTTTAGTACCAGATGCCTATTGTTACAATACATTGATCAAAGGTTTTTGTGACATAGGTCGTTTGGACCAAGCTAGATCTCTTCAGCTTGAGGTTTCCAAGGACGAACAGTTTCATAATGCTTACACCTACACCATTCTCATCTGTGGCATGTGTTGGAATGGAATGGTTGGAGAGGCACGAGAGATATTTAATCAGATGGAAAAACTTGGATGTCTCCCTTCAGTTGTGACCTTCAGTGCTCTGATGCATGGCCTTTGCAAGGCTCGCAGAATTGAAGAAGCACACCTTTTATTGCACGAGATAGAGATTGGGAGAAGCCCATCTTTGTTTTTCCGGCTTTCTCAGGGTTCTGACAGGGTTTTTGATAGTGTTAGTCTCCAGAAAAAGGTGGAGCAAATGTGCGAGGCTGGTGAAGTTTTGAATGCTTACAAGCTTCTCAAACAACTTGCTGGGAGTGGGGTTGTGCCTAACATTATCACATACAACATTTTAATCAATGGTTTTTGCAAAACTGGTAATGTCAATGCTGCTATCAAGATTTTCAAAGAGCTGCAACTAAAGGGGATCTCACCTGATTCTATTACTTATGGGACACTTGTTGATGGACTTTATAGGGCTAACAGAGAAGATGACGCCTTTAAGATCCGTGAACATATGTTGAAGCATGGTTGTCAACCTGGATTATCAAATTCTAATGCCCATATGAGCTGGTTAAACAGAAAGGGGAAGGTCTCGATGGCCTTCAATCTTTACTTTGAATATCTGAAAAGCCTTCCGAGGTGGGATAATGATTCAATCAACGTGTTGGAGAACCATTTTATCAGAGGAAATGTGAAAGAAGTAATTCGAGGCTTACTGGAAATGGACTTCACATGTAGAGATTTTAATTTAGCTCCATATACAATTCTAATTACTGGGTTCTGTATGGCAAAAAAGGTAGATGAAGCATTAGCTATATTTTCTGTTCTTGGTGAGTTCAACATTAATATCAATCCTACAAGTTGTGTACATTTGATTAATATTCTCTGTGAGGAAGGGAAGCTGGATGATGCAGTAAACATATTCCTCTACACCCTAGAAAAAAGTTTCATGTTGAGGCCAAGAATTTGTAACAAGCTCCTCAAATGTCTCCTACTTTCGATAGATAAAAAGGACTATGCTATTGATCTTGTTGATAGGATGCAGTCCCATGGATACTGTTTGAATTCACATCAGTATGACAAAGCAATGTACGTTATTCGACGGTTAAGGAGAAGGAGGAGCAATAAAATACagaattttgaatga